A region of Sphingomonas sp. DNA encodes the following proteins:
- a CDS encoding IS6 family transposase, with translation MPRPRKRASPFRYFNSSPEVIRLVVLMYVRFPLSLRNVEDLLFERGIDLCHETVRFWWNRFGPMFASEIRGQRVSRMRGFRHWRWHLDEMFVKLNGEMVYLWRAVDHEGEVLESFVTRTRDKAAALTFMKKALKRHGRPEAIVTDGLRSYPAAMRDLGNTHRREMGQWLNNRAENSHLPFRRRERAMLRFRRMKSLQMFASVHANVHNHFNLERHLVDRQTFKQRRAAAFAEWRAVAG, from the coding sequence ATGCCACGTCCCCGCAAGCGAGCTAGCCCGTTCCGGTATTTCAACTCGTCACCCGAGGTGATCCGCCTGGTGGTGCTGATGTACGTGCGCTTTCCGCTGTCGCTTCGGAACGTGGAGGATCTGCTGTTCGAGCGTGGCATCGATCTTTGCCATGAGACCGTGCGTTTCTGGTGGAATCGGTTCGGCCCGATGTTCGCGAGCGAGATCCGGGGTCAGCGTGTTTCGCGGATGCGTGGCTTCCGTCACTGGCGCTGGCACCTGGATGAGATGTTTGTGAAGTTGAACGGCGAGATGGTGTACCTCTGGCGCGCCGTTGATCACGAGGGTGAGGTGCTCGAGAGTTTCGTCACCAGGACCAGGGACAAAGCCGCTGCGCTGACCTTCATGAAGAAGGCGCTGAAGCGTCATGGTCGCCCTGAGGCCATCGTCACCGATGGGCTGCGGTCCTATCCGGCGGCCATGCGTGACTTGGGCAATACCCACCGTCGCGAGATGGGCCAGTGGCTCAACAATCGGGCTGAGAATAGCCACTTGCCGTTCCGACGACGCGAGCGTGCGATGCTCAGATTTCGGCGAATGAAATCGTTACAGATGTTCGCTTCGGTCCATGCCAACGTCCACAACCACTTCAACCTCGAACGCCATCTCGTCGATCGTCAGACCTTCAAACAGCGCCGTGCCGCAGCGTTCGCCGAATGGCGGGCCGTTGCCGGCTGA
- a CDS encoding recombinase family protein, whose amino-acid sequence MKPPARRCALYTRKSSEEGLDQAFNSLDAQREACAAYVTSQSGEGWRSLSDPYDDGGYSGGSMERPALKRLLSDIASGKIDIVVVYKIDRLTRSLADFARMVELFDRHEVSFVSVTQAFNTTSSMGRLTLNVLLSFAQFEREVTGERIRDKIAASKAKGMWMGGVPPMGYDLPIDQSRTLVVNPAEAQIVRTMFETYLQLGTVRALETWLASNNIRSRRRTTRSGRAVGGAPFSRGALFHLLRNRIYLGQIVHKTKAYPAAHVPIVSPDLFDKVQALLDGNAAPRSSTGTSGNAQLTGRLFDAQGHPMSPTTARGKSGKTYRYYVSAPLQQGRGKADPDTIGRVSGPALEASVSKILRRVAPTNSPEPWSHLKRVEVHTQMLELHLPLRWLAHARSRLLDGELIVQDTDRARLTVPIQLQTRGGRTRIAAGPPGVQRDPVLIRALRLAHRLIITDRAGDPIVEAAPATPYHRRIIRLAFLAPDIQRAILAGRQPPGLTLEQISRGDIPVSWHAQKHMFGFV is encoded by the coding sequence ATGAAGCCACCGGCAAGGCGCTGTGCGCTCTATACGCGCAAAAGCTCCGAGGAAGGGCTCGATCAGGCGTTCAACAGCCTCGACGCCCAGCGCGAGGCCTGCGCGGCTTATGTCACCAGTCAGAGTGGCGAAGGCTGGCGGTCCCTGTCCGATCCATATGATGACGGGGGCTATTCGGGCGGATCGATGGAGCGGCCCGCGCTAAAGCGCCTTCTCTCCGACATCGCATCGGGCAAGATCGATATCGTGGTCGTCTACAAGATCGACCGGCTGACCCGCAGCCTTGCCGACTTTGCGCGCATGGTCGAGCTGTTCGACCGGCACGAGGTGAGTTTCGTCAGTGTCACCCAGGCGTTCAACACCACCAGCAGCATGGGCAGGCTGACCCTCAACGTGCTGCTCTCGTTCGCCCAGTTCGAGCGCGAGGTGACCGGCGAGCGCATCCGCGACAAGATCGCCGCCTCCAAGGCCAAAGGCATGTGGATGGGGGGCGTACCGCCCATGGGCTACGATCTCCCGATCGACCAAAGCCGGACGCTGGTGGTCAACCCGGCCGAAGCGCAGATCGTGCGCACCATGTTCGAGACCTATTTGCAGCTCGGCACGGTCCGTGCGCTCGAGACCTGGCTGGCCAGCAACAATATCCGTTCGCGCCGGCGCACCACCCGTTCGGGCCGCGCGGTCGGCGGGGCGCCGTTCAGCCGCGGAGCCCTGTTCCATCTGCTGCGCAACCGCATCTATCTGGGTCAGATCGTCCACAAGACCAAAGCCTATCCGGCCGCCCATGTCCCGATCGTCAGCCCGGACCTGTTCGACAAGGTCCAGGCGCTGCTGGATGGCAATGCCGCGCCGCGCAGCAGCACAGGGACATCCGGGAACGCGCAGCTGACCGGGCGCCTGTTCGACGCGCAAGGTCATCCGATGTCGCCGACCACCGCGCGCGGCAAGTCCGGCAAGACCTATCGATACTATGTGTCGGCCCCACTGCAACAAGGGCGGGGTAAAGCCGACCCGGATACCATTGGTCGCGTCTCCGGCCCTGCACTGGAGGCTAGTGTCTCCAAGATCCTGCGCAGGGTTGCGCCAACCAATAGTCCGGAACCGTGGTCACATCTGAAACGGGTCGAAGTTCACACGCAGATGCTCGAACTGCACCTTCCACTGCGCTGGCTGGCCCATGCCCGCTCCAGGTTGCTGGACGGCGAACTGATTGTCCAGGATACCGACCGCGCCCGACTGACAGTACCGATCCAGCTGCAGACCCGCGGCGGACGCACCCGCATCGCAGCTGGTCCACCCGGCGTGCAGCGCGATCCCGTTCTGATCCGGGCGCTGCGTCTGGCGCACCGGCTCATCATCACCGATCGCGCTGGAGATCCGATCGTCGAGGCCGCACCGGCCACGCCCTATCATCGCCGGATCATCCGGCTGGCCTTCCTCGCCCCCGACATCCAGCGCGCCATCCTTGCCGGGCGCCAACCGCCCGGACTCACTCTCGAACAGATCTCGCGCGGCGATATCCCCGTCTCATGGCACGCCCAGAAGCACATGTTCGGGTTCGTCTGA
- a CDS encoding DUF2924 domain-containing protein produces the protein MGGLDPQTRKTLGRRGPVQAEGLELGPGARLTRMWQGRKIEVIVEDAGFRWEERLYPSLSALATAIAGTRWNGPRFFGLRGSV, from the coding sequence ATGGGCGGCCTCGATCCGCAGACCCGCAAGACACTCGGCCGCCGCGGGCCCGTCCAGGCCGAAGGCCTCGAGCTTGGCCCCGGCGCGCGGCTGACCCGCATGTGGCAAGGACGCAAGATCGAGGTGATCGTCGAGGATGCCGGGTTCCGCTGGGAGGAGCGGCTCTATCCAAGCCTGTCAGCTCTCGCCACCGCCATTGCCGGAACCCGGTGGAACGGACCCCGGTTCTTCGGACTGCGGGGCAGCGTATGA
- a CDS encoding TonB-dependent receptor, whose translation MFAQDGAGQPGDEDIVITGRRAADRAAIDAQREADNQVNQVRADDIGRLPDQNVAETVRRLPGISVQNDQGEGRYLTVRGVSPDLLNVTLNGQTAAAPEPDARQVKLDDIPSALVGAVTVVKTLTPDLDANAIAGSANIETVTAFDRPRTFGSLRGAYGYNQIADGNPYEFDGSLGTRFGPGRQFGIVIAGNYSRRFIAPQNIQSGGSWEEVNGFELPLEQTLRQYQTRRERYGAVLNLDWRPNDDVRTFARLLYSRFNDSEARPGFGVELDEDEITNQTATSGNFAEADGTRALRSRSENSNTITASIGGEFDLGPSWLRIEGSYTRARKRDPNRDEWKFEAEELSGRYDLSGSIPQFFSDPAAFDPANYEFDETSYESRRAQETLWQARIDFRTPIGIGDDSTLQFGLKLTDRNKTNDENATVYDGYDGDLTLADVLGAPIASIYGTRFPFGPTVSRSVADSFFRSNINDFEVDVAGTVGDSLAADYRINERIIAGYAMATLRFGNLTVIPGVRVEHTKSDYAATAVLDTYTLADLDRGYDTFGSQSYTDWFPGLNLRLNAARNLVLRAAITRAIGRPNYEQLAPTTVVNTEDNEVELGNPALRPLGSTNLDVSAEYYIGRRGIVSVAAFYKDISNPIFSATTEESGTFAGQALVDAQVTRPVNADSATVRGIEFNAQYELSFLPSPLDGFSIGGSLTFVRSRANGIPGRPDERLRLASQSDRVASAYLAFEKFGLSARVAYTYRSAYLLELGEDPDTDMYVANFHQWDARIGYDITRNINIFVEGSNLNDAPNRFYQGVPRRLDEIERYGYSVRGGIQFRL comes from the coding sequence GTGTTCGCCCAGGACGGTGCAGGCCAGCCGGGCGACGAGGACATCGTCATAACCGGCCGTCGCGCTGCCGACCGCGCCGCGATCGATGCGCAGCGCGAGGCGGACAACCAGGTCAACCAGGTGCGCGCCGACGATATCGGCCGCCTGCCCGACCAGAATGTCGCGGAGACGGTGCGCCGCCTGCCCGGCATCAGCGTCCAGAACGACCAGGGCGAAGGCCGTTACCTCACCGTGCGTGGCGTCTCGCCGGACCTGCTGAACGTCACTCTCAATGGCCAGACCGCGGCGGCGCCGGAACCGGACGCGCGCCAGGTCAAACTGGACGACATCCCCTCCGCGCTGGTCGGCGCGGTCACCGTCGTCAAGACGCTGACCCCCGATCTCGACGCCAACGCCATCGCCGGCTCCGCGAACATCGAGACGGTCACCGCTTTCGATCGCCCGCGCACCTTCGGCAGCCTGCGCGGCGCCTATGGCTACAACCAGATCGCCGACGGCAATCCGTATGAGTTCGACGGCTCGCTCGGCACCCGCTTCGGTCCCGGCCGCCAGTTCGGCATCGTCATCGCCGGCAATTATTCCCGCCGCTTCATCGCCCCGCAGAACATCCAGTCGGGCGGAAGCTGGGAAGAGGTGAACGGTTTCGAGCTGCCGCTGGAGCAGACGCTGCGCCAGTACCAGACCCGGCGCGAACGCTATGGCGCCGTCCTCAACCTCGACTGGCGGCCGAACGACGACGTGCGCACCTTCGCGCGCCTCCTCTATTCGCGCTTCAACGATTCGGAGGCCCGCCCCGGCTTCGGCGTCGAGCTGGACGAGGACGAGATCACCAACCAGACCGCCACCAGCGGCAACTTCGCCGAGGCGGACGGCACCCGCGCGCTGCGCAGCCGCTCCGAGAATTCAAACACCATCACCGCCTCGATCGGCGGCGAGTTCGACCTGGGGCCGAGCTGGCTGCGCATCGAGGGCAGCTACACCCGCGCCCGCAAGCGCGATCCCAACCGCGACGAATGGAAATTCGAGGCGGAGGAACTGAGCGGCCGCTACGACCTCTCCGGATCGATCCCGCAATTCTTCTCCGATCCCGCCGCCTTCGATCCGGCCAATTACGAGTTCGACGAGACCAGCTACGAAAGCCGGCGCGCGCAGGAGACCCTGTGGCAGGCGCGGATCGATTTCCGCACCCCGATCGGCATCGGCGACGATTCGACGCTCCAGTTCGGTCTCAAGCTCACCGACCGCAACAAGACCAACGACGAGAACGCGACCGTCTACGACGGCTATGATGGCGATCTGACCCTCGCCGACGTGCTCGGCGCGCCGATCGCCAGCATCTACGGCACCCGCTTCCCGTTCGGCCCGACCGTGAGCCGCAGCGTCGCCGACAGCTTCTTCCGCAGCAACATCAACGATTTCGAGGTCGATGTCGCGGGCACGGTCGGCGACAGCCTGGCGGCGGACTACCGGATCAACGAGCGGATCATCGCCGGCTATGCGATGGCGACATTGCGCTTCGGCAACCTCACCGTCATTCCCGGCGTGCGCGTCGAGCATACCAAGAGCGACTATGCCGCGACCGCGGTGCTCGACACCTATACGCTCGCCGATCTCGATCGCGGCTACGACACGTTCGGATCGCAGAGCTATACGGACTGGTTCCCCGGCCTCAACCTGCGCCTCAACGCCGCCCGCAACCTGGTGCTGCGCGCGGCGATCACCCGCGCGATCGGCCGCCCGAACTACGAGCAGCTCGCGCCCACCACCGTGGTCAACACCGAGGACAACGAGGTCGAGCTGGGCAATCCGGCGCTGCGCCCGCTGGGATCGACCAACCTCGACGTTTCCGCCGAATATTATATCGGCCGGCGCGGCATCGTCAGCGTCGCCGCCTTCTACAAGGACATCAGCAACCCGATCTTCAGCGCGACGACCGAGGAAAGCGGCACCTTCGCCGGCCAGGCGCTCGTCGACGCCCAGGTGACGCGCCCGGTCAACGCCGACAGCGCCACCGTCCGGGGCATCGAGTTCAACGCCCAGTACGAGCTGTCCTTCCTCCCCTCCCCGCTCGACGGGTTCAGCATCGGCGGCAGCCTGACCTTCGTGCGCAGCCGGGCGAACGGCATTCCCGGCCGCCCCGACGAGCGGCTGCGGCTCGCCAGCCAGTCCGACCGGGTGGCGTCGGCCTATCTCGCCTTCGAGAAGTTCGGCCTGTCCGCGCGGGTCGCCTATACCTATCGCTCGGCTTATCTGCTGGAGCTTGGCGAGGACCCCGATACCGACATGTACGTCGCCAATTTCCACCAGTGGGACGCGCGCATCGGCTATGACATCACGCGCAACATCAACATCTTCGTGGAAGGCTCCAACCTCAACGACGCGCCCAACCGCTTCTATCAGGGTGTGCCGCGGCGGCTCGATGAGATCGAGCGTTACGGCTATTCTGTGCGGGGCGGCATCCAGTTCCGGCTGTAG
- a CDS encoding phytase, producing the protein MTPPRPRTIRLAASGLLLQISVIAASAATQAQAQAPGSVETSAVTATIASEPVAQGEPNMGVIAADPAASGGARIIGTGEMGGLELYDLAGRRTGTVAAGEAVGLDIRAGIPFGNGTATIVASTDVTTNLLRLYALENGSLREITARAIELGFAAEGVCLHRSSHDGALYAFVVGDGGEVEQMMLFATPDGRMDARRVRPLPLPSPVTHCVADDRSGDVYVSHEAAGIWRFDANPEADAAPALIDAVRLGNIGEEVSGLALYDGGEGARWLIASDVAAGRLLVYDRSNDHRFAGAVALRAPDGGEIEEAGGLYGTSAPLGAALPAGGLLVSNEGGRNYSLFGFDRIATALGINAGTPQGVAQPSAPPFPAVRARVETVRVPSHGDAADDPAIWVNPDDPAASLVIGTNKRAGLHVYNMRGEELYFAQDGKMNNVDLRGGFRLGGRDVVLVTAGNRTTLGVSIYTLDTATGRLTDVADGVQASGLSDPYGSCMYRSRSGRTYLFLGDPDGLVRQWELVATPAGRVSLRQVRDIRFGSQTEGCVADDETGVLYVAEEDVGLWRLNAEPRGAEQRRSIDTVAGNPHIRDDLEGVGIYDLGSGRGYLVVSSQGNDSYAVYRREGNQEYLGSFIVVADGAAGIDGISETDGLEVTSRNLGPGFEHGGMVAQDGRNVLPAETQNFKIVSWTDIAAALNLEMRR; encoded by the coding sequence ATGACACCCCCCCGGCCACGCACCATCCGGCTCGCCGCTAGCGGCCTGCTGTTACAGATTTCGGTCATCGCGGCCTCTGCGGCGACGCAGGCCCAGGCACAGGCTCCCGGGTCGGTTGAGACCTCCGCCGTTACCGCGACGATCGCCTCCGAACCGGTCGCGCAGGGTGAGCCCAATATGGGCGTGATCGCCGCCGATCCGGCCGCGTCGGGCGGGGCGCGAATCATCGGAACGGGCGAGATGGGCGGCCTGGAGCTTTACGACCTGGCCGGCCGCCGGACCGGCACGGTCGCGGCCGGCGAAGCGGTGGGCCTCGATATTCGCGCGGGCATCCCGTTCGGCAATGGCACCGCGACGATCGTCGCTTCGACGGACGTCACCACCAACCTGCTCCGCCTTTATGCCCTGGAGAATGGCAGCCTGCGCGAAATCACGGCGCGCGCCATCGAACTCGGCTTCGCGGCGGAGGGCGTCTGTCTTCATCGCAGTTCGCATGACGGGGCTCTCTATGCCTTCGTCGTCGGCGATGGCGGCGAGGTCGAACAGATGATGCTGTTCGCCACACCGGACGGCCGGATGGACGCGCGGCGGGTGCGGCCCTTGCCGTTGCCCTCGCCGGTCACCCATTGCGTCGCCGACGATCGCAGCGGCGACGTCTATGTCTCGCACGAGGCGGCTGGCATCTGGCGCTTCGACGCCAATCCGGAGGCGGATGCCGCGCCTGCGCTGATCGACGCGGTGCGCCTGGGCAATATTGGCGAGGAGGTGAGCGGCCTGGCGCTTTATGACGGGGGCGAGGGTGCGCGCTGGCTGATCGCGTCGGATGTCGCCGCCGGACGGTTGCTCGTCTACGATCGGAGCAACGATCATCGCTTCGCCGGGGCCGTCGCCCTGCGCGCGCCGGATGGCGGCGAGATCGAGGAGGCTGGTGGCCTCTACGGCACCAGCGCGCCGCTCGGCGCCGCGTTGCCTGCGGGCGGTCTGCTCGTCTCAAATGAAGGCGGCCGAAATTATAGCCTGTTCGGCTTCGATCGGATCGCCACCGCGCTCGGGATCAATGCGGGGACGCCGCAGGGCGTCGCCCAACCCTCGGCGCCGCCTTTCCCCGCCGTCCGCGCGCGGGTCGAGACGGTGCGGGTGCCCTCCCATGGAGACGCCGCCGACGATCCGGCGATCTGGGTCAATCCGGACGATCCCGCCGCCAGCCTGGTGATCGGCACCAACAAGCGCGCCGGCCTCCACGTCTACAACATGCGCGGCGAGGAGCTTTATTTCGCGCAGGACGGCAAGATGAACAATGTCGACCTGCGCGGCGGCTTCCGGCTCGGCGGGCGCGACGTGGTGCTGGTGACGGCGGGCAACCGGACGACGCTGGGCGTCTCGATCTACACGCTCGACACGGCGACCGGGCGGCTGACCGACGTCGCCGACGGGGTGCAGGCGAGCGGCCTCTCCGATCCCTATGGTTCGTGCATGTACCGCAGCCGTTCGGGCCGCACCTATCTGTTCCTCGGCGATCCCGACGGGCTGGTGCGTCAGTGGGAGCTGGTCGCCACCCCGGCCGGCCGGGTCAGCCTCCGCCAGGTGCGCGACATCCGCTTCGGCAGCCAGACCGAGGGCTGCGTCGCCGACGACGAGACCGGCGTCCTCTATGTGGCGGAGGAGGATGTCGGCCTGTGGCGCCTCAATGCCGAGCCGCGCGGGGCGGAGCAGCGCCGCTCGATCGACACGGTCGCCGGCAATCCCCATATCCGCGACGACCTGGAGGGCGTCGGCATTTACGATCTGGGTAGCGGCCGCGGCTATCTCGTCGTTTCGAGTCAAGGCAACGACAGCTATGCGGTCTATCGCCGCGAAGGAAACCAGGAGTATCTCGGCTCCTTCATCGTCGTCGCCGACGGTGCCGCGGGCATCGACGGCATTTCCGAAACGGACGGCCTGGAGGTCACCAGCCGCAACCTCGGTCCAGGCTTCGAGCATGGCGGTATGGTTGCGCAGGACGGCCGCAACGTCCTTCCCGCCGAGACCCAGAATTTCAAGATCGTCTCATGGACCGACATCGCCGCCGCACTGAATCTGGAAATGCGGCGGTGA